A section of the Streptomyces sp. V3I8 genome encodes:
- a CDS encoding IclR family transcriptional regulator codes for MGRLVPAVTRALDILELFLDGDGTLSAPDIVRRLQLPRTTVHELVTTLAARSYITPVPGQPGRYRLGVRPYQLGSRYAEQLDLAAEGQQVARSVAETCDETVHVAILEGTDVIYIAKVDSTHAVRMVSAAGRRLPAHCTSVGKMLLASLSGPELTSRIPDDADLIRMTPNSITDPAALREALDGIRSRGVAVESRESNPDVSCVAAPVRDRTGQVVAALSISVPMIRWSEDRRAELEQLAAKGAAELSERLGHRSVG; via the coding sequence GTGGGACGCCTCGTACCTGCCGTAACCAGGGCTCTCGACATACTCGAGCTCTTCCTCGACGGGGACGGCACACTCTCCGCCCCCGACATCGTGCGCCGGCTCCAGCTGCCGCGTACCACCGTGCACGAGCTGGTGACGACCCTCGCGGCCCGCTCGTACATCACGCCCGTACCGGGCCAGCCGGGACGTTACCGGCTCGGCGTGCGGCCGTACCAGCTCGGCAGCCGCTACGCCGAGCAGCTGGACCTGGCCGCCGAGGGCCAGCAGGTCGCCCGGTCCGTCGCGGAGACCTGCGACGAGACCGTGCACGTGGCGATCCTCGAGGGCACGGACGTCATCTACATCGCCAAGGTCGACTCCACGCACGCCGTGCGCATGGTGTCCGCCGCCGGCCGCCGCCTCCCCGCGCACTGCACCTCCGTGGGCAAGATGCTGCTCGCCTCGCTGTCCGGGCCCGAGCTGACCTCGCGGATCCCCGACGACGCCGACCTGATCCGGATGACGCCGAACAGCATCACCGACCCGGCCGCCCTGCGCGAGGCCCTGGACGGGATCCGCTCCCGCGGCGTCGCGGTGGAGAGCCGTGAGTCGAACCCCGACGTCAGCTGTGTCGCCGCGCCGGTGCGCGACCGCACGGGCCAGGTCGTGGCCGCGCTCTCCATCTCCGTGCCGATGATCCGCTGGAGCGAGGACCGCCGGGCCGAGCTGGAGCAGCTCGCCGCCAAGGGCGCGGCCGAGCTGTCGGAGCGGCTCGGACACCGGAGCGTGGGATGA
- a CDS encoding SMP-30/gluconolactonase/LRE family protein, giving the protein MTRAHAYEVAVRAQAALGEGPTWDAESGRLIWIDILGSRVFTYDPVSGRRTVLATEQHVGAAKPRAGGGLVVNLRDGVGLYGPDPAGGAGADASTGPAGPAGFRWLHHEVVPGRRANDAAVAPDGALWAGTMRYDEAPGGGSLSRIAPDGTVTTVLDDVTVSNGTGWSPDGRLMYYIDTPTRRIDVFDFDGRQATDRRQLVAVDEGDGFPDGLTVDAEGCVWVAFWDGGAVRRYTPSGVLDHVVELPVPRVTACAFGGAGLTDLYITTARTGLEAPHPLAGSLLVVPGAGKGLPLPAFAG; this is encoded by the coding sequence ATGACACGCGCGCACGCGTACGAAGTGGCCGTCCGGGCGCAGGCCGCGCTCGGCGAGGGTCCCACCTGGGACGCCGAGAGCGGGCGGCTGATCTGGATCGACATCCTCGGCTCCCGGGTCTTCACCTACGACCCGGTCTCCGGCCGGCGCACCGTGCTGGCCACCGAGCAGCACGTGGGTGCCGCCAAACCGCGGGCGGGCGGCGGCCTGGTGGTCAACCTCCGCGACGGGGTGGGCCTCTACGGCCCGGATCCCGCCGGCGGCGCGGGCGCGGACGCCTCCACCGGTCCCGCGGGTCCCGCCGGTTTCCGGTGGCTGCACCACGAGGTGGTCCCCGGCCGCCGGGCCAACGACGCGGCGGTCGCGCCCGACGGCGCCCTGTGGGCCGGGACGATGCGCTACGACGAGGCACCGGGCGGCGGCTCCCTCTCCCGGATCGCCCCGGACGGGACGGTCACCACCGTCCTCGACGACGTGACGGTGAGCAACGGCACGGGCTGGAGCCCCGACGGCCGCCTCATGTACTACATCGACACACCGACGCGACGGATCGACGTCTTCGACTTCGACGGGCGACAGGCCACCGACAGAAGGCAGTTGGTCGCCGTCGACGAGGGCGACGGTTTCCCCGACGGGCTCACCGTCGACGCCGAGGGCTGCGTCTGGGTCGCCTTCTGGGACGGCGGAGCGGTCCGCCGCTACACCCCCTCCGGTGTCCTGGACCACGTCGTGGAGCTGCCCGTACCGCGCGTCACGGCCTGCGCGTTCGGCGGCGCCGGCCTGACCGACCTGTACATCACGACGGCCCGTACGGGCCTGGAGGCACCGCACCCGCTCGCCGGATCGCTGCTCGTCGTCCCCGGCGCGGGCAAGGGCCTGCCCCTGCCCGCGTTCGCGGGCTGA
- a CDS encoding carbohydrate ABC transporter permease → MSTAAQTRAEAPVRTGVRRPWTPSQIVLTLLGAAVSVVFLAPLAWALFTSLKSETEAVEVPTHWLPREWTTQAWRAIFETGNITNWFVNSLVVSVCVTAVVLSVGALAGYGFARTEFRGRKVLLGLVMTGLMVSPAVLGVPLFTTVQQMGMVDTYWGMILPQCAPAAMVYILYKFFQGIPRELEEAAFIDGAGRWRVFFTIVLPLSRPSLAAVGIFTFIASWNNFLWPYMVTNNPDLMTMPNGIATVMNSYGIQWAQLMAGGLMAGLPLIIVFVFFQRQIVAGVAHTGLAGQ, encoded by the coding sequence ATGAGCACCGCCGCACAGACACGCGCCGAGGCGCCGGTACGCACCGGGGTCCGCAGGCCCTGGACACCCAGCCAGATCGTGCTCACCCTCCTCGGCGCCGCCGTCTCGGTGGTGTTCCTGGCACCCCTCGCCTGGGCGCTGTTCACCTCGCTCAAGTCGGAGACCGAGGCGGTCGAGGTGCCGACGCACTGGCTGCCGCGGGAGTGGACGACGCAGGCCTGGCGGGCGATCTTCGAGACCGGCAACATCACCAACTGGTTCGTGAACTCGCTGGTGGTCTCGGTGTGCGTGACCGCCGTCGTGCTGAGCGTCGGCGCGCTCGCCGGGTACGGCTTCGCGCGCACCGAGTTCCGCGGCAGGAAGGTCCTGCTGGGCCTGGTCATGACCGGCCTGATGGTCTCGCCCGCGGTCCTCGGCGTCCCCCTCTTCACCACCGTCCAGCAGATGGGGATGGTCGACACTTACTGGGGCATGATCCTGCCGCAGTGCGCGCCCGCCGCGATGGTCTACATCCTCTACAAGTTCTTCCAGGGCATCCCGCGCGAACTGGAGGAGGCGGCCTTCATCGACGGCGCGGGCCGCTGGCGGGTCTTCTTCACCATCGTGCTCCCGCTCTCCCGCCCCTCCCTCGCGGCGGTCGGCATCTTCACCTTCATCGCGTCCTGGAACAACTTCCTGTGGCCGTACATGGTGACCAACAACCCCGACCTGATGACCATGCCGAACGGCATCGCGACCGTCATGAACTCCTACGGCATCCAGTGGGCGCAGCTCATGGCGGGCGGCCTGATGGCGGGCCTTCCCCTGATCATCGTCTTCGTCTTCTTCCAGCGCCAGATCGTGGCAGGCGTGGCCCACACGGGCCTGGCCGGCCAGTAG
- a CDS encoding sulfite exporter TauE/SafE family protein — protein MRTLVPLALAGLGAQLVDGRLGMAYGVTSTTLLLSVGTGPAAASATVHLAEIGTTLMSGASHWRFGNVDWKVVVRIGVPGAADSFLGATVLSRFTFRGLPGGHLGKPLRRRFLAPLGLVAGFLDATGGGGWGPVGTPALPASASSSPSARRALTGAGSPRSSSAVSSRRPSRPGWCACCPRASWARRSAGSSSSPTSVRC, from the coding sequence ATGCGGACGCTGGTACCGCTCGCCCTGGCGGGCCTCGGCGCCCAACTGGTGGACGGCAGACTCGGCATGGCCTACGGCGTGACCTCGACCACCCTGCTGCTCTCCGTCGGCACCGGTCCGGCCGCCGCCTCGGCCACGGTCCACCTCGCGGAGATCGGCACGACCCTGATGTCCGGCGCCTCGCACTGGCGCTTCGGCAACGTCGACTGGAAGGTCGTCGTCAGGATCGGCGTACCGGGGGCCGCCGACTCGTTCCTCGGCGCGACCGTCCTGTCCCGGTTCACGTTCCGCGGCCTGCCCGGGGGCCATCTCGGCAAGCCGTTGCGCAGGCGGTTCCTGGCACCGCTCGGCCTGGTCGCCGGTTTCCTGGACGCGACCGGCGGGGGCGGCTGGGGCCCGGTCGGGACACCGGCGCTGCCGGCCTCGGCTTCCTCCTCTCCCTCGGCTCGCAGGGCCTTAACCGGCGCTGGGTCGCCGCGTTCCTCGTCGGCGGTCTCGTCGCGGCGCCCGTCGCGGCCTGGCTGGTGCGCCTGCTGCCCCCGCGCGTCCTGGGCTCGGCGGTCGGCGGGGTCATCGTCGTCACCGACGTCCGTACGCTGCTGA
- a CDS encoding porin PorA family protein gives MSARRSSIVLITLAVVLVAVATVVRFVLAPNATKLPDDTDQTVHYAGEAMMLDSKALQAGDTAHAFKSDIPITVDRRVQVTSTHGDTAVLKDATTIHLGKQSLPSAKTYALDRDSRRGTSPPASKSVEPSHGALSSAFPPDAAQDNSYRYYDSTTRSIVPVRYTGTAKREGRAVNVYDITVSAPVKDPAVLAPLPPALPKKLVAKLRPELDSTARARLTPAALSALPDPVPITYQGRSTLVAYIDQQTGIAIDQTVSRTVVASTTVGDEPTSLMPVSSFTFGVTPASMRELGDKAGSAGLLLTLLTDVTPLVLIAVAAALLLIYFLRRRKHRPGAPASREPAPATSAPGTGTTG, from the coding sequence GTGTCCGCTCGTCGTTCGTCGATCGTGCTCATCACCCTGGCCGTCGTCCTGGTCGCTGTCGCGACAGTCGTCCGCTTCGTCCTCGCCCCGAACGCCACGAAGCTGCCCGATGACACCGACCAGACGGTGCACTACGCGGGTGAGGCCATGATGCTGGACAGCAAGGCCCTGCAGGCCGGAGACACCGCGCACGCGTTCAAGTCCGACATCCCCATCACCGTCGACCGCCGGGTACAGGTCACCTCCACCCACGGCGACACGGCCGTACTCAAGGACGCCACGACGATCCACCTCGGCAAGCAGTCCCTGCCCAGCGCCAAGACGTACGCCCTCGACAGGGACAGCAGACGGGGAACGTCACCCCCTGCCTCGAAGTCCGTGGAACCCTCGCACGGTGCGCTGAGCTCCGCCTTCCCCCCGGATGCCGCACAGGACAACTCCTACAGGTACTACGACTCGACGACGCGCTCGATCGTGCCGGTCCGCTACACCGGAACCGCGAAGCGTGAAGGCCGAGCGGTGAACGTCTACGACATCACGGTCTCGGCCCCGGTCAAGGACCCCGCGGTACTCGCACCGCTCCCGCCCGCCCTGCCGAAGAAGCTCGTCGCGAAACTGCGGCCCGAACTCGACTCCACGGCCCGGGCCCGTCTCACCCCCGCGGCGCTGTCCGCTCTGCCGGACCCGGTGCCGATCACCTACCAGGGCCGCTCGACGCTGGTCGCCTACATCGACCAGCAGACCGGCATCGCCATCGACCAGACGGTGAGCAGAACCGTCGTGGCGAGCACCACCGTCGGCGATGAACCGACATCCCTGATGCCGGTCTCCTCCTTCACGTTCGGCGTGACTCCTGCGAGCATGCGGGAACTCGGCGACAAGGCCGGCTCGGCCGGGCTGCTGCTGACGCTCCTGACCGACGTGACACCACTCGTCCTGATCGCCGTCGCCGCTGCACTCCTCCTGATCTATTTCCTGCGAAGGAGGAAGCATCGGCCGGGCGCCCCCGCGTCGCGGGAACCGGCTCCCGCCACCTCCGCTCCCGGAACAGGCACCACCGGGTGA
- a CDS encoding carbohydrate ABC transporter permease produces the protein MTTAGAQTVIAPPRAKAAAAGATVRRKQGFQHGAWFVAPFLALFALFVIWPLLRGVYLSFTDANISGDATNFIGLDNYREAFGDPLVWESLGHSAWFTLLVVPCITVLAFLLAMLAHHIERGKWLWRLCFFAPFLLPSTVAANLWQWLFNPGTGMVNHVLGIETAWLNDKSYAMLAVVVCTLWWTVGFSFLLYLAALQGIPAHLYEAAKLDGANAWHRMVHITLPLLRHITGLVLALQILASLQVFDQAVVMMDFLPGPEGSTRTFVQYTLEEGFTSYRVGYASAISIIFFVIIAAVALARMWLLRNREEGGR, from the coding sequence ATGACGACAGCCGGCGCACAGACCGTCATCGCCCCGCCGCGCGCCAAGGCCGCCGCGGCCGGCGCCACCGTCCGCCGCAAGCAGGGCTTCCAGCACGGCGCCTGGTTCGTCGCCCCGTTCCTCGCGCTGTTCGCGCTGTTCGTGATCTGGCCGCTGCTGCGCGGCGTCTACCTCAGCTTCACGGACGCCAACATCTCCGGCGACGCCACGAACTTCATCGGACTCGACAACTACCGCGAGGCGTTCGGCGACCCGCTGGTGTGGGAATCGCTCGGGCACAGCGCCTGGTTCACGCTCCTGGTCGTGCCCTGCATCACCGTGCTCGCCTTCCTCCTCGCGATGCTCGCCCACCACATCGAGCGCGGCAAGTGGCTGTGGCGGCTGTGCTTCTTCGCCCCGTTCCTGCTGCCGTCCACCGTCGCCGCCAACCTGTGGCAGTGGCTGTTCAACCCCGGCACCGGCATGGTCAACCACGTCCTCGGCATCGAGACGGCCTGGCTGAACGACAAGTCGTACGCCATGCTCGCCGTCGTCGTCTGCACCCTGTGGTGGACGGTCGGCTTCAGCTTCCTGCTCTACCTCGCAGCCCTCCAGGGCATCCCCGCGCACCTCTACGAGGCGGCCAAGCTGGACGGCGCCAACGCCTGGCACCGCATGGTCCACATCACCCTGCCGCTGCTGCGCCACATCACCGGCCTCGTCCTCGCCCTGCAGATCCTCGCCTCGCTACAGGTCTTCGACCAGGCCGTGGTGATGATGGACTTCCTGCCGGGACCGGAGGGCTCCACGCGCACCTTCGTGCAGTACACCCTCGAAGAGGGCTTCACCAGCTACCGCGTCGGCTACGCCTCCGCGATCTCCATCATCTTCTTCGTGATCATCGCGGCCGTCGCCCTCGCGCGGATGTGGCTGCTGCGCAACCGTGAGGAGGGCGGCCGATGA
- a CDS encoding helix-turn-helix domain-containing protein, whose amino-acid sequence MRALEHGDGADVDELMRLVRRRGTPAQVLEWLGRRTGADVAWIGRGGVVEAATAGFPRRAAGALAEHVERLASGRLAAATTRVGELEVRLEAFGGGEPRPVLVTVSASALSRGAASLASQAGAVVDLLSRVSEADGTAHGYEAKAAQVRFAVLTALLAGDVTMARRMTTGNVPPLLDAQRVRVHLLHCPPADRDRLTRTYLDPSGYHGPGLMVNCPVFREQLICPVAEDPELGGRFRQGEVLRRLVGENPGYALGVSRPHPLTATAEAYGEAVHALAVARNSPGRLAAYRGRPSLVHVLPHRPALAWARAHLEPLQAVPQPTVDVVRLAVTFSRSGVARLLHLSRTTVTAHCRRAEEALGIDLGEVRTRATLDLALSLTALQSDPADTGRPAVPQLGELLRAAPATAWAEPFLRPLRDSGHRDLYRTVEAWIDANTDAQRTAARVGLSRNTVRAHLRAAERLLNRDLLTTGSGVHDVVHALRVVDAQRAHPPAESGRRARWPSADVAS is encoded by the coding sequence GTGAGGGCGCTGGAACACGGGGACGGTGCTGATGTCGACGAACTGATGCGGCTCGTACGGCGCCGGGGCACCCCGGCACAGGTGCTGGAGTGGCTCGGCCGGCGGACCGGGGCGGACGTCGCCTGGATCGGGCGCGGGGGCGTGGTCGAGGCGGCCACGGCCGGGTTCCCCCGGCGGGCTGCGGGCGCGCTGGCGGAGCACGTGGAGCGCCTGGCGAGCGGACGGCTGGCCGCGGCCACGACCCGGGTCGGCGAACTGGAGGTGCGCCTCGAAGCCTTCGGCGGGGGTGAGCCGCGGCCGGTGCTGGTGACCGTCAGCGCGTCGGCGCTGTCCCGCGGGGCGGCCTCGCTGGCCTCGCAGGCGGGTGCGGTCGTGGACCTGCTGAGCCGGGTGTCCGAGGCCGACGGCACCGCGCACGGGTACGAGGCGAAGGCGGCGCAGGTGCGGTTCGCGGTGCTGACCGCGCTGCTGGCCGGGGACGTCACCATGGCGCGCCGGATGACCACCGGCAACGTACCTCCGCTGCTGGACGCGCAGCGCGTACGGGTCCATCTCCTGCACTGCCCGCCCGCCGACCGCGACCGGCTGACCAGGACGTACCTCGACCCGTCGGGCTACCACGGTCCGGGTCTGATGGTGAACTGCCCGGTCTTCCGGGAGCAGTTGATCTGTCCTGTCGCCGAGGACCCGGAACTCGGCGGGCGTTTCCGGCAGGGGGAGGTGCTGCGCCGGCTCGTCGGGGAGAACCCCGGGTACGCGCTGGGCGTCAGCAGGCCCCACCCGCTCACCGCCACGGCGGAGGCCTACGGCGAGGCCGTGCACGCCCTCGCCGTCGCCCGCAACTCCCCCGGCCGGCTGGCCGCCTACCGGGGGCGGCCCTCGCTGGTGCACGTACTGCCCCACCGGCCGGCCCTCGCCTGGGCGCGCGCCCATCTGGAGCCGCTGCAGGCCGTCCCCCAGCCCACCGTGGACGTCGTGCGCCTGGCCGTGACGTTCTCCCGGTCCGGCGTGGCCCGTCTGCTGCACCTCAGCCGCACCACCGTCACGGCCCACTGCCGCCGCGCGGAGGAGGCGCTGGGCATCGATCTCGGCGAGGTCCGCACCCGCGCCACGCTCGACCTGGCCCTGTCCCTCACCGCGCTGCAGTCCGATCCCGCCGACACCGGCCGGCCGGCCGTGCCGCAGCTCGGCGAACTCCTGCGCGCCGCGCCCGCCACGGCCTGGGCGGAGCCCTTCCTGCGCCCGCTGCGCGACAGCGGGCACCGCGACCTGTACCGGACCGTGGAGGCCTGGATCGACGCCAACACCGACGCGCAGCGCACGGCCGCGCGGGTGGGCCTGAGCCGCAACACGGTCCGCGCGCACCTGCGTGCCGCCGAACGGCTCCTCAACCGCGATCTGCTGACGACCGGTTCGGGCGTGCACGACGTCGTGCACGCCTTGCGCGTGGTGGATGCGCAGCGTGCACACCCACCGGCCGAATCTGGTCGGCGTGCACGGTGGCCGTCGGCGGACGTCGCCTCCTAA
- a CDS encoding alpha-N-arabinofuranosidase, producing MHHTKARFTLDPAFTVGEVSPRLFGSFVEHLGRCVYTGIYEPGHPTADEAGLRQDVLDLVRELGVTTIRYPGGNFVSGYKWEDSVGPAEDRPRRLDLAWRSTETNRFGLSEYIAFLKKLGPQAEPMMAVNLGTRGVAEALELQEYANHPAGTALSDLRVAHGDKDPFGIRLWCLGNEMDGPWQTGHKTAEEYGRLAAETARAMRQIDPGLELVACGSSGQSMDTFAEWEATVLKETYDLVDHISLHAYYEPLDGDVDSFLASAVDMESFIENVVATCDHIGARLKSKKKINLSFDEWNVWYMSRFQEEAERDPLDWPEAPRLLEDNYSVTDAVVLGSLIVALLRHADRVAVACLAQLVNVIAPIMTEPGGPAWRQTTFFPFAQASRYGRGQVLDVRVDSPTYETAKYGETDLLHATAVRAEDGSVTVFAVNRGRTAALPLEVTLGSLGLTAVVGHSALADADPDARNTLDEPERVVPHEVTGTALADGVLTATLEPLSWNVIRLV from the coding sequence ATGCACCACACCAAGGCCCGCTTCACCCTGGACCCCGCCTTCACGGTCGGCGAGGTCAGCCCCCGCCTCTTCGGCTCGTTCGTGGAACACCTCGGCCGCTGCGTCTACACCGGCATATACGAGCCCGGCCACCCCACGGCCGACGAGGCGGGCCTGCGCCAGGACGTCCTCGACCTGGTACGGGAACTCGGCGTCACGACGATCCGCTACCCCGGCGGCAACTTCGTCTCCGGCTACAAGTGGGAGGACTCGGTGGGCCCCGCCGAGGACCGCCCCCGCCGCCTGGACCTCGCCTGGCGCTCCACGGAGACGAACCGCTTCGGCCTCTCCGAGTACATCGCCTTCCTGAAGAAGCTCGGCCCCCAGGCCGAACCCATGATGGCCGTCAACCTCGGCACCAGGGGCGTCGCCGAGGCCCTGGAACTCCAGGAGTACGCCAACCACCCGGCGGGCACGGCCCTGTCCGACCTCCGCGTCGCGCACGGCGACAAGGACCCCTTCGGCATCCGGCTGTGGTGCCTCGGCAACGAGATGGACGGACCCTGGCAGACCGGGCACAAGACGGCCGAGGAGTACGGCCGCCTCGCCGCCGAGACCGCCCGCGCCATGCGCCAGATCGACCCCGGCCTCGAACTCGTCGCCTGCGGCTCCTCCGGCCAGTCCATGGACACCTTCGCCGAGTGGGAGGCGACGGTCCTGAAGGAGACGTACGACCTCGTCGACCACATCTCCCTGCACGCGTACTACGAGCCGCTCGACGGCGACGTCGACTCCTTCCTGGCCTCCGCCGTGGACATGGAGTCCTTCATCGAGAACGTGGTCGCCACCTGCGACCACATCGGCGCGCGGCTCAAGTCGAAGAAGAAGATCAACCTCTCCTTCGACGAGTGGAACGTCTGGTACATGTCGCGCTTCCAGGAGGAGGCGGAGCGCGACCCGCTGGACTGGCCGGAGGCGCCGCGCCTGCTGGAGGACAACTACAGCGTCACCGACGCCGTCGTCCTCGGCTCGCTGATCGTCGCGCTGCTGCGGCACGCGGACCGGGTGGCCGTGGCGTGCCTGGCCCAGCTCGTCAACGTCATCGCGCCGATCATGACCGAGCCGGGCGGCCCGGCCTGGCGCCAGACGACCTTCTTCCCGTTCGCGCAGGCCTCGCGGTACGGGCGGGGCCAGGTCCTCGACGTACGCGTGGACTCACCGACGTACGAGACGGCGAAGTACGGCGAGACGGACCTGCTGCACGCCACCGCCGTACGCGCCGAGGACGGGTCGGTGACCGTCTTCGCCGTCAACCGCGGCCGGACCGCGGCCCTGCCGCTGGAGGTGACGCTCGGCTCCCTGGGCCTGACGGCCGTCGTCGGGCACAGCGCCCTGGCCGACGCCGACCCGGACGCCCGCAACACCCTGGACGAACCGGAACGGGTCGTCCCGCACGAGGTCACGGGGACCGCGCTCGCGGACGGCGTGCTCACCGCCACCCTGGAACCACTGTCCTGGAACGTGATCCGGCTGGTCTGA
- a CDS encoding extracellular solute-binding protein: MGRPGLDRRQLLAGLSGLTVAGSLGFAALGTGADALASGADTRVRYWNLFSGGDGYNMIAMLDAFRKANPDIDVKDSTLQWGSPFYTKLAMAAAGNRAPDLGVMHLGRVTGFSPGRLLDPWDVDLLAEYGVRERDFNPELWKRAVVDGKLYALPLDIHVQLCFYRKDVLKKAGLLGDDGHLVPVTSVDEWFDVLKEAKAATGKGLQTIGMWSSDQNFQWWFFVAFYTQLGGTWFDDANTEVTFDTDKAVQVLEFLRRHVTDGYTDPAFAGGAGAEQFVNGGPFVWEGNWSVPVFDGAQIEYGATPLPPVFGRRATHAESHSFVLPHQSGRGGAADEGAHQLAAYIVRHAALWAAGGHIPAYTPTLSTAAYKKLEPQSEYVSAMDHQATEPKVWFAGSTGILAQRVGPIVVSSTVGSAKPDAAARGMKSTLTELLASKNPMDGRTAAQGGAAA, encoded by the coding sequence ATGGGACGACCTGGCCTGGATCGCAGGCAACTCCTGGCGGGACTGAGCGGGTTGACGGTCGCCGGAAGCCTCGGATTCGCCGCACTGGGCACCGGGGCGGACGCACTCGCCTCCGGCGCGGACACCCGCGTGCGCTACTGGAACCTCTTCAGCGGCGGCGACGGGTACAACATGATCGCGATGCTGGACGCCTTCCGGAAGGCGAACCCGGACATCGACGTCAAGGACTCCACCCTCCAGTGGGGCAGCCCCTTCTACACCAAACTGGCCATGGCGGCGGCGGGCAACCGCGCACCCGACCTCGGCGTCATGCACCTGGGCCGCGTCACCGGCTTCTCGCCCGGCCGCCTCCTGGACCCCTGGGACGTCGACCTGCTCGCCGAATACGGCGTGCGGGAGAGGGACTTCAACCCCGAGCTGTGGAAGCGCGCCGTCGTCGACGGCAAGCTCTACGCCCTCCCGCTCGACATCCACGTCCAGCTCTGCTTCTACCGCAAGGACGTGCTGAAGAAGGCGGGCCTGCTCGGCGACGACGGCCACCTCGTGCCGGTCACCTCCGTCGACGAGTGGTTCGACGTGCTCAAGGAGGCCAAGGCGGCCACCGGAAAGGGCCTGCAGACCATCGGCATGTGGTCCAGCGACCAGAACTTCCAGTGGTGGTTCTTCGTCGCCTTCTACACCCAGCTCGGCGGCACCTGGTTCGACGACGCGAACACCGAGGTCACCTTCGACACCGACAAGGCCGTGCAGGTTCTGGAGTTCCTGCGCCGCCACGTCACCGACGGGTACACCGACCCCGCCTTCGCGGGCGGCGCGGGCGCCGAACAGTTCGTCAACGGCGGCCCGTTCGTCTGGGAGGGCAACTGGTCGGTGCCCGTCTTCGACGGCGCGCAGATCGAGTACGGCGCCACCCCGCTGCCGCCCGTCTTCGGCAGGCGGGCCACCCACGCCGAGTCGCACTCCTTCGTGCTGCCCCACCAGTCCGGCCGCGGCGGGGCCGCCGACGAGGGCGCGCACCAGCTCGCCGCCTACATCGTCCGGCACGCCGCACTGTGGGCGGCCGGCGGCCACATCCCCGCCTACACGCCCACCCTCTCCACGGCCGCGTACAAGAAGCTGGAACCGCAGAGCGAGTACGTCTCGGCGATGGACCACCAGGCCACCGAGCCCAAGGTGTGGTTCGCCGGGTCCACCGGCATCCTCGCCCAGCGCGTCGGCCCCATCGTCGTCTCCTCCACGGTGGGGTCCGCCAAGCCGGACGCCGCCGCCCGCGGCATGAAGAGCACGCTCACCGAGCTGCTCGCCTCGAAGAACCCCATGGACGGCAGGACCGCCGCGCAGGGAGGTGCGGCCGCATGA